Within Paenibacillus albicereus, the genomic segment CTTGTGCACCCATTCGTCCTCGGGCAGCTCGAAGCCTTCTTCGGAGTAGCGCTGCTCGCGGAACGGGTCGGCCTCGTTGTGGAAGCCGTTGCGCTCCCAGAAGCCGGGCCGGTCCTCGGCCATGAACTCGAAGCCGCGCAGCCACTTGGCGCTCTTCCAGAAGTACAGATGCGGCACGACCAGGCGCAGCGGACCGCCATGCTTGTCCGTCAGCGGCTCTCCGCCGAAGCGGAAGGCGAGCAGGATGTCGTCGCCCATCAGGTCGGCGAGCGGCACGTTCGTCTCGTAGTCGTAGTCGCCGTACACCATCACATGCTTCGCCTCCGGCATCGGCTCGATGCCGAGCTGCTGGAGAAAGTCGCGGAACAGGATTCCCTCCCATACCGTGTCCATCTTGGACCAGCGGGTGACGCAGTGGATGTCGCGCATGACGCTCACGCGCGGCAGCGCCTCGAGCTCGGCGAACGAGAAGCGCCGCTCCTCCCGGACCGCTCCGGTCACGCGCAAGTCCCAGGTCGACATGTCATAGACCGGAACCGCCCCTT encodes:
- a CDS encoding sulfite oxidase-like oxidoreductase yields the protein MNQPYESDKAERLRRNAAALLQKIKPDAKYGDRVPPGQTVTDRFPILHEGAVPVYDMSTWDLRVTGAVREERRFSFAELEALPRVSVMRDIHCVTRWSKMDTVWEGILFRDFLQQLGIEPMPEAKHVMVYGDYDYETNVPLADLMGDDILLAFRFGGEPLTDKHGGPLRLVVPHLYFWKSAKWLRGFEFMAEDRPGFWERNGFHNEADPFREQRYSEEGFELPEDEWVHKDYD